TATGGCGGCATTAATACCACTGCCGCCACTTAGCATCCTCCTGTAGACGCTGGTCCCGGTAAAAAATGCGCAGCCCTGCCCCGGATGGAACGCTCCCGCCCCGCAGAAGCAGATCAATCTCCGTTTCGCTACCGTCAAAGCCCCTGGACCTGAGTTCCGTCTCAAGCTGCAGCCGCAGGTGAGAAGAAATTTCCTGCTTATACCCCTTTCTCCGCTTCGGCTTAACCAGCCTTAACCGGGTATTAAGCTCACGCAGTTCCTTTTTGCTCATGCTGTGGAGGTGATCCTGCAGCTCGCTCTCACTCATATCCTTAATATCGGGCGAGTCATCCCCTGTATGGCTCAAATTTTCAACAGGGGGACAGTTATTGTCACGAGTCCAAGGGGCGCAAGCGCCCTGGTCGGCTGTCGCCTCCTGAAGGTCAACGGCTTTACGAACCATTTTCCACTTCACTGCATGAGTGCAGATCCGCCCCTCAATGATCGGGGACCAGATGCCATAAATACGGACACCATGATCGCCGTAGGCGCTCGGTTCGTCGTTCAGCTCATAGGCGGTTCTAACAAGGTGATGTTTGCGGGGAACCAGGACGCCGCCCTGCTTCATGATGTAGGTGGCAAAACAGCCAGCATCAGCGGCGGCCAGCACAGCATCCAGACGCGGGTTTTCCAGCACCGGCGCGCCTGCCTTTTTGTCCGCCTGTGAGCGCGCAGCCTGACCGGCCAGTAAACGCAGCTCGCGGTACGCCTGGCGGCCCGGGATCCCGAAGAAGCGGAACTGCTGGACACGGTGCAGCGAGGCCCAGGCGTTTACGTTCTCAGCGTTATCGCGCAGTGATCTGCCCGTTTCTTTACTGATTTCCTGCGCCAGCCCGCGCCCGTCGATGTTTTTACTGATGTATTTGGCAATATAGCTGGTCGGCGTACCTTTACGCGGGTTGATAAGCTCGGACTTGAAGCGCGGCCCGGTATTGGTGCCCAGCTCCTCCCGGTCCTCACGAATGGCAAATTTACGCAGCAGCGCGGTGATGGATTTGCGCTCTTTTTTGCGCATAAAGCACAGCAGATGCCAGTGCACGGTTCCGTCGTGGTGTGGCTCCGCAACGCGGACGCCATACCAGCGCAGCCCGGCTTTGTGCATTGCCTTACGGAATGAAGCAAATGTATTGACCAGATAATCACTGCTCTGGCGGACCGTGGCACTGGTCCATTTCAGGTTTGGCCTGCCGTTATTAAGCGTTGCGTGGAAGCGTGACGGGCAGGTGATGGTATAGAACACCGCGCACTCTCCGCGCATTTCTGCGATAAGCTCCAGACCCTTAACGCAGGTCATCATTTCATTGCGCCGGTGCGCCGGGTTGCTACTGCTGGCGTTGACCACATCTTCCATATCCAGCGTGTCGCCGTCAGCGTTGACCAGCTCATGCGAGCGGAAAAACTCCAGCGATTTGCGGCGCTGCTCGCGTTTGTGGATCACGGCTTCATAGCTAACATAGGGTGATGCTTTTTTGTTAACCAGGCAGACGGCGCGCAGCTGCTCCTCCCGCCACTCGCAGCGCATCTGCCACAATTTGCGATACCACCAGTCTGCACATAGCATACGGGCAAGCGACGCCGGAATAAGTTCGTAGGGGACAGGCTTACGGCGGTGCTTTTTACGGCGCAGCTTTTCAAATGCGGGCGGAATAACATCGAGACGCATGGCCTCAGCGGCCACCTTCTCCCATGACCGGCGGATCTCTTCCGGCGTAACGTCATCGTCGTTAAACAGCTCGCCGCAGGCAGCATACAGACACATGCTCATGTGCGCCGCCACAAGAGTAGATAACCGCTTAACCTGCTCCTGGTTCATTTCGGGCAGAACCAGCAAGTCCTCCAGCCCGTCGCGGCTCGCCATAAACCGGAATGAGGCAGAAGCCTGACTATCCCGCACATGCTCAAGCCGCTTAATGCATGGCCTGATAGTTTCGCGCAGATAGCGGGAATAAGCCTTAGGTTTATCCAGGCTCTGGAAATACTTTATCCGCTCAAGCAGCGGTTTGCTGATGTGTGCCGGCTGCGCGTTCACGTCAGAAATGATGACCAGATCGGGGTTGAATTGCTGCTGCTCTCGGGCCATTTTGGCGCGGCTTATCAGCAGGTCCTGCTCCATTTCCCGCTGGATAGGATCACGGGACTCATTGAAGAAATAGCGATCCCATACCTCATCGCTCATCTTCTCGCGGCGCAGCTGTTCCTGCTCGTTATCCGCAGCGTAAAGAGCGATCAGATTTGAAAGCGCAGACTCCG
Above is a genomic segment from Enterobacter sp. C2 containing:
- a CDS encoding replication endonuclease, whose product is MSKLATEFSLLTGGQDEAAGPFSWNAPKKPVNPYLDPAAVAPESALSNLIALYAADNEQEQLRREKMSDEVWDRYFFNESRDPIQREMEQDLLISRAKMAREQQQFNPDLVIISDVNAQPAHISKPLLERIKYFQSLDKPKAYSRYLRETIRPCIKRLEHVRDSQASASFRFMASRDGLEDLLVLPEMNQEQVKRLSTLVAAHMSMCLYAACGELFNDDDVTPEEIRRSWEKVAAEAMRLDVIPPAFEKLRRKKHRRKPVPYELIPASLARMLCADWWYRKLWQMRCEWREEQLRAVCLVNKKASPYVSYEAVIHKREQRRKSLEFFRSHELVNADGDTLDMEDVVNASSSNPAHRRNEMMTCVKGLELIAEMRGECAVFYTITCPSRFHATLNNGRPNLKWTSATVRQSSDYLVNTFASFRKAMHKAGLRWYGVRVAEPHHDGTVHWHLLCFMRKKERKSITALLRKFAIREDREELGTNTGPRFKSELINPRKGTPTSYIAKYISKNIDGRGLAQEISKETGRSLRDNAENVNAWASLHRVQQFRFFGIPGRQAYRELRLLAGQAARSQADKKAGAPVLENPRLDAVLAAADAGCFATYIMKQGGVLVPRKHHLVRTAYELNDEPSAYGDHGVRIYGIWSPIIEGRICTHAVKWKMVRKAVDLQEATADQGACAPWTRDNNCPPVENLSHTGDDSPDIKDMSESELQDHLHSMSKKELRELNTRLRLVKPKRRKGYKQEISSHLRLQLETELRSRGFDGSETEIDLLLRGGSVPSGAGLRIFYRDQRLQEDAKWRQWY